In Cynocephalus volans isolate mCynVol1 chromosome 16, mCynVol1.pri, whole genome shotgun sequence, the following proteins share a genomic window:
- the PVALEF gene encoding LOW QUALITY PROTEIN: parvalbumin-like EF-hand-containing protein (The sequence of the model RefSeq protein was modified relative to this genomic sequence to represent the inferred CDS: substituted 1 base at 1 genomic stop codon), protein MRREAFPGTESSPQEAGQGTHGAGVYADPVLPPPVRWLQEAAIACAQIPVLLAAIPVSLGGLGQTDKDFSSXMKKMAQVLGMSLSDKDTELLPVDMRHQGSFNYVKFFEHMRRFQASAQLESVIHETYQTLDKDRRGFVEWNEKKYNLSAFPSSGPAAPLTEEVAQALIQVANTDGDGRIDYKEFSELIEKEKIRKK, encoded by the exons ATGAGGAGGGAGGCCTTTCCGGGCACTGAGAGCAGCCCCCAAGAAGCTGGGCAGGGGACCCATGGGGCCGGCGTGTATG CTGACCCTGTCCTGCCCCCACCTGTACGCTGGCTGCAGGAGGCGGCCATTG CCTGTGCCCAGATCCCCGTCCTCCTGGCTGCAATCCCAGTCAGCCTCGGTGGCCTG GGTCAGACGGACAAGGACTTCTCTTCCTAGATGAAGAAAATGGCCCAGGTGCTAGGCATGTCCCTGTCAGACAAGGACACAGAGCTGCTGCCCGTGGACATGAGGCACCAGG GGTCCTTCAACTATGTCAAGTTCTTTGAGCACATGCGGAGATTCCAGGCCTCTGCGCAGCTGGAGAGCGTCATCCACGAGACCTACCAGACCCTGGACAAGGACAGGAGAGGCTTCGTCGAGTGGAATGAGAAAAA GTACAACCTGTCCGCCTTCCCCAGCAGCGGGCCAGCCGCCCCACTGACTGAGGAAGTGGCCCAGGCCCTGATCCAGGTGGCCAACACAGATGGGGACGGGAGGATTGACTACAAAG AATTTTCTGAATTGATCGAAAAGGAGAAAATTCGAAAGAAGTAG